One segment of Candidatus Babeliales bacterium DNA contains the following:
- a CDS encoding amino acid--tRNA ligase-related protein → MQDALMYDYILRKMRTFFLEQKNFIEVPAQSRLSILAACEDPKTITQFVFSGVNYPLPQTGQMWLEVELLKNPRLKGVFCSTTSYRNEPFPIPGRHDKIFPMVEFESHGTIDDMKKIEAELLQFFGFSAPISLQYNDVCKRYNIQEINAECEKQMAQDIGPVISLEKFPLRTHPFWNMKRDSGEIFNKIDVVLYGMETFGGAERSTDVKEMRDYFFNISNGQYAQLLFSSFGKERVMKELDEYLSLPMIPRFGCGIGVTRMARALTCAGIDREMWDLDFISARPRSFGQVNAW, encoded by the coding sequence ATGCAAGATGCATTAATGTATGATTACATTCTCAGAAAAATGCGCACATTTTTTCTAGAGCAAAAAAATTTTATTGAGGTTCCTGCACAATCGCGGCTTTCTATTTTAGCTGCATGTGAAGATCCCAAAACTATTACACAATTTGTTTTTAGTGGAGTTAATTATCCATTACCGCAAACAGGGCAAATGTGGCTTGAAGTTGAGCTTCTTAAAAATCCACGTCTAAAAGGAGTATTTTGTTCAACAACAAGCTATCGCAACGAGCCGTTTCCTATTCCCGGTCGGCATGATAAAATTTTTCCAATGGTAGAATTTGAATCACATGGTACCATTGATGACATGAAAAAAATTGAAGCAGAACTGCTTCAATTTTTTGGATTTTCTGCTCCTATCTCACTACAGTATAATGATGTTTGTAAGCGTTATAATATTCAAGAGATTAACGCAGAGTGCGAAAAACAAATGGCGCAAGATATCGGCCCTGTGATAAGCCTTGAAAAATTCCCCTTACGTACACATCCATTTTGGAATATGAAACGTGACTCAGGTGAGATTTTTAATAAGATTGATGTTGTTTTATACGGTATGGAAACCTTTGGTGGAGCAGAACGATCAACAGATGTTAAAGAGATGCGGGACTACTTTTTTAATATTTCCAATGGTCAGTATGCTCAACTATTGTTTAGCTCTTTTGGTAAAGAACGCGTAATGAAAGAGCTCGACGAATATTTATCATTACCAATGATTCCTCGATTTGGATGTGGAATTGGAGTTACGCGTATGGCACGTGCTCTAACATGTGCAGGAATTGATCGTGAGATGTGGGATTTAGATTTTATCAGTGCGCGTCCACGATCATTTGGCCAAGTAAATGCATGGTGA
- a CDS encoding SET domain-containing protein → MKYFLLGCGSLILVGVMAYTTDQNAQSWVDPRLEVCQLSMRGPGMFTTAPIAKDTLLAVFGGTIMNKESVLSLPAELIKNVLQINDGLWIGSLHAETTDFINHSCNPNAGLRGQIFLVAMYDIASGEEITFDYATVVSEWIGMEPLICNCQSSCRKKVEANDWQRKDLQEKYRGYFAFYLQKKIHALKNNNE, encoded by the coding sequence ATGAAATATTTTCTACTGGGTTGTGGGAGCCTTATATTAGTTGGTGTAATGGCATATACTACAGATCAAAATGCACAATCATGGGTTGATCCTCGCTTAGAAGTATGTCAACTCTCTATGCGAGGTCCAGGAATGTTTACAACAGCACCCATAGCAAAAGATACGCTGCTTGCTGTTTTTGGTGGTACAATTATGAACAAAGAATCGGTGTTAAGTCTTCCTGCTGAATTGATCAAAAATGTACTGCAAATTAATGATGGGTTATGGATAGGTTCTTTACATGCTGAAACAACTGACTTTATTAATCACAGCTGCAATCCTAACGCCGGTCTCAGGGGACAAATTTTTTTAGTTGCAATGTATGATATAGCTTCTGGTGAAGAAATCACTTTTGATTACGCAACTGTTGTCTCTGAGTGGATTGGGATGGAACCTTTAATCTGTAATTGCCAATCGTCATGCAGAAAAAAGGTAGAAGCAAATGATTGGCAACGTAAGGACCTGCAAGAGAAATATCGTGGTTATTTTGCTTTTTATCTTCAAAAGAAAATTCATGCTCTAAAAAATAATAATGAATAA
- the pyrF gene encoding orotidine-5'-phosphate decarboxylase, whose translation MKRLLAIAVTFTICTAHAMLCMAMITPVQMMEPSLPVIHRAPKKDWYEFLGYKIASPIGISACAVTTSKGIWLAARLGCDVLTYKTIRCYTWPPHPQPNITYIDRSVPLTHDDIGKTIIAHNSEPTYSSDIAIANSFGNQSMDADWTKNDIQKAKQSLLEGQVLIVSIFGNTLDEWIKTARLASESGADIIEANFSCPNLNTNNESIYTRPEDIFSIAQALVQSTPSQIPIILKCGVFTDYQLMKQALIAAATAGVKGICGINSVPMKVVNIDGTPTFGTRTIAGVSGIPIQELALDFIKTASTIIRRENLNLVLLGVGGITMASHFSKFFAAGATIALSATGMMYNPYLVAEYHEQLHNATSTSSINKEELANKLFDIGVIKFGDFTFKSGIRSNNYVDMRIAISHPDILQELAICLKDIQHKCHADILCAVPYAAVPVTTALSMLSGTPMIMARKEAKDHGTKNMVEGVYIPGQECLIIEDVITTGSSILETIKTVEATGLKVKDVVVLIDRQQGGTENITGNGYRLHSIFTLQELLNLLKKSHRISQETVDMVRTSCEQTKHTLPHDSSTLLLRGPRSAQSKEWGYLTYKQRAAYCVNLTAQRLLTIMETKKTNLVFSADVTNKTKLLELADLVGPEICVLKIHCDIINDFNQDFPEQLRSLADKHNFLIWEDRKFADIGSTTLHQYTGGVFRIADWADIITVHSIAGNGTIEALRSTSATENSAFLLIAQMSSAQALTQQSYTDATVKLALDYPENIIGVICRQKLSDNPGLLHVTPGVQLAEGSDAFGQQYLTPEKVINELGSDIIIVGRGILQAQDPLNEAQRYRKAGWDAYQQKINQK comes from the coding sequence ATGAAAAGGCTGTTAGCCATAGCAGTAACATTCACTATCTGCACTGCCCATGCAATGTTATGTATGGCAATGATTACACCAGTTCAAATGATGGAACCGAGTCTTCCTGTAATTCATCGTGCACCAAAAAAGGATTGGTATGAATTTTTGGGTTACAAAATTGCTTCACCTATTGGAATATCGGCCTGTGCTGTTACTACTAGCAAGGGTATCTGGTTGGCAGCCAGGCTTGGTTGTGATGTTCTCACTTATAAAACAATCCGATGTTATACGTGGCCACCTCACCCACAGCCCAACATAACGTATATTGACCGATCGGTGCCCCTTACCCATGATGATATTGGAAAAACTATTATTGCCCATAACAGTGAGCCTACGTATTCATCAGATATTGCTATCGCAAATTCTTTTGGCAATCAATCTATGGATGCAGATTGGACAAAAAATGATATCCAAAAAGCTAAACAGTCTTTGCTCGAGGGCCAAGTACTTATCGTCTCTATTTTTGGTAATACTCTTGATGAATGGATAAAAACAGCTCGATTAGCCTCAGAGAGTGGTGCTGATATTATTGAAGCAAATTTTTCGTGTCCTAATTTAAACACCAACAATGAATCAATCTATACAAGACCAGAGGATATCTTTTCTATTGCTCAAGCTCTGGTACAAAGCACTCCTTCTCAGATACCGATTATTCTAAAATGTGGTGTTTTTACCGATTACCAATTAATGAAACAAGCTTTAATAGCAGCAGCAACGGCTGGTGTAAAAGGCATATGTGGTATCAATTCAGTGCCTATGAAAGTTGTAAACATTGATGGTACACCAACCTTCGGCACAAGAACCATTGCGGGAGTTTCAGGGATTCCAATTCAAGAACTGGCTCTTGATTTTATAAAGACAGCTTCTACAATTATACGAAGGGAAAATCTCAATCTTGTACTTCTTGGAGTAGGAGGAATTACTATGGCTTCTCATTTTTCTAAATTTTTTGCAGCAGGTGCAACCATCGCACTTTCAGCAACAGGTATGATGTACAACCCTTATCTTGTCGCTGAATATCACGAGCAATTACATAATGCAACGAGCACATCAAGCATAAATAAAGAAGAACTTGCTAATAAACTTTTTGATATTGGCGTTATTAAATTTGGCGATTTTACATTTAAAAGCGGTATTCGTTCTAATAATTATGTTGATATGCGCATTGCAATATCTCATCCGGATATTTTACAAGAACTAGCTATTTGTCTTAAAGATATTCAACACAAGTGCCATGCCGATATACTCTGCGCAGTTCCTTATGCAGCAGTTCCGGTAACAACAGCCCTTTCCATGCTTTCAGGAACACCGATGATCATGGCACGTAAAGAAGCAAAAGATCATGGAACAAAAAATATGGTTGAAGGCGTTTATATCCCAGGTCAAGAATGTTTGATAATTGAAGACGTTATAACTACCGGCTCAAGTATTTTAGAAACTATTAAAACAGTTGAAGCCACCGGCTTAAAAGTTAAAGATGTTGTAGTACTCATCGATCGCCAGCAAGGAGGAACAGAAAATATTACTGGTAATGGCTATAGGTTGCATTCTATTTTTACCCTGCAGGAGCTCTTGAACTTACTTAAAAAATCTCATCGAATAAGCCAAGAAACAGTTGATATGGTCCGCACATCATGTGAACAAACGAAACATACTTTACCTCACGATTCAAGCACTCTCTTATTAAGGGGTCCCCGTTCGGCACAGAGTAAAGAATGGGGCTATTTAACGTATAAGCAACGCGCTGCTTACTGTGTTAATCTCACTGCGCAACGTTTGCTCACTATAATGGAAACAAAAAAAACTAATCTTGTTTTTTCTGCTGATGTTACCAACAAGACAAAGCTTTTGGAATTAGCTGATCTGGTAGGCCCAGAAATATGTGTTTTAAAAATACATTGTGATATCATTAATGACTTTAATCAAGATTTTCCTGAGCAATTACGCTCTCTTGCAGATAAACATAATTTTTTGATATGGGAAGATCGTAAATTTGCCGATATTGGATCAACAACATTACATCAATATACAGGTGGTGTTTTCCGTATTGCAGATTGGGCTGATATAATTACGGTGCATAGTATAGCTGGTAATGGCACAATTGAAGCACTGAGGTCAACATCAGCAACAGAAAATTCTGCCTTTCTTTTGATTGCGCAAATGAGTAGTGCTCAAGCACTTACGCAGCAATCTTATACAGATGCAACAGTAAAATTGGCTTTGGATTATCCGGAAAATATCATAGGTGTCATTTGTCGGCAAAAATTATCTGATAATCCTGGGCTTCTTCATGTAACGCCTGGCGTGCAATTAGCAGAAGGTAGTGATGCTTTTGGACAGCAATACCTTACGCCAGAAAAAGTTATTAATGAACTCGGCAGTGATATTATCATTGTTGGTCGAGGTATTTTGCAAGCTCAAGATCCTCTCAATGAAGCACAACGATATAGAAAAGCAGGATGGGATGCATACCAGCAAAAAATTAATCAAAAATAG